One genomic window of Macaca mulatta isolate MMU2019108-1 chromosome 8, T2T-MMU8v2.0, whole genome shotgun sequence includes the following:
- the CHRNB3 gene encoding neuronal acetylcholine receptor subunit beta-3, whose product MLQVAFQELGCLETDTAYGAGCHGTLIQASCPSHLPMSPHDSFTATAGFSSIAENEDALLRHLFQGYQKWVRPVLHSNDTIKVYFGLKISQLVDVDEKNQLMTTNVWLKQEWTDHKLRWNPDDYGGIHSIKVPSESLWLPDIVLFENADGRFEGSLMTKVIVKSNGTVVWTPPASYKSSCTMDVTFFPFDRQNCSMKFGSWTYDGTMVDLILINENVDRKDFFDNGEWEILNAKGMKGNRRDGMYSYPFITYSFVLRRLPLFYTLFLIIPCLGLSFLTVLVFYLPSDEGEKLSLSTSVLVSLTVFLLVIEEIIPSSSKVIPLIGEYLLFIMIFVTLSIIVTVFVINVHHRSSSTYHPMAPWVKRFFLQKLPKLLCMKDHVDRYSFPEKEESQPVVKGKVLKKKKQKQLSDGEKVLVAFLEKAADSIRYISRHVKKEHFISQVVQDWKFVAQVLDRIFLWLFLIVSVTGSVLIFTPALKMWLRSYH is encoded by the exons ATGCTCCAAGTTGCCTTTCAGGAACTGGGCTGTTTAGAAACAGACACAGCCTATGGTGCAGGATGCCACGGGACACTCATCCAGGCATCGTGCCCCTCCCATTTACCCATGTCCCCCCATGATTCTTTTACAGCCACTGCAGGGTTCAGTTCAATCGCCGAAAATGAAGATGCCCTCCTCAGACATTTGTTCCAAGGTTATCAGAAATGGGTCCGCCCTGTATTACATTCTAATGACACCATAAAAGTATATTTTGGATTGAAAATATCCCAGCTCGTAGATGTG GATGAAAAGAATCAGCTGATGACAACCAATGTGTGGCTCAAACAG GAATGGACAGACCACAAGTTACGCTGGAATCCTGATGATTATGGTGGGATCCATTCCATTAAAGTTCCATCAGAATCTCTGTGGCTTCCTGACATAGTTCTTTTTGAAAA CGCTGACGGCCGTTTTGAAGGCTCCCTGATGACCAAGGTCATCGTGAAATCAAATGGAACTGTTGTCTGGACCCCTCCCGCCAGCTACAAAAGCTCCTGCACCATGGATGTCACGTTTTTCCCGTTCGACCGACAGAACTGCTCCATGAAGTTTGGATCCTGGACTTACGATGGCACCATGGTTGACCTCATTTTGATCAATGAAAATGTTGATAGAAAGGACTTCTTCGATAACGGAGAATGGGAAATACTGAACGCAAAGGGGATGAAGGGGAACAGAAGGGATGGCATGTACTCCTATCCCTTTATCACATATTCCTTCGTCCTGAGACGCCTGCCTTTATTCTATACACTCTTTCTCATCATCCCCTGCCTGGGGCTGTCTTTCCTAACAGTTCTCGTGTTCTATTTACCTTCAGATGAGGGAGAAAAACTTTCATTATCCACATCAGTCTTGGTTTCTCTGACTGTTTTCCTTTTAGTGATTGAAGAAATCATCCCATCGTCTTCCAAAGTCATTCCTCTCATTGGGGAATACCTGCTGTTCATCATGATTTTCGTGACCCTGTCCATCATTGTTACCGTGTTTGTCATTAACGTTCACCATAGATCTTCTTCCACATACCACCCCATGGCCCCCTGGGTTAAGAGGTTCTTTCTGCAGAAACTTCCAAAATTACTTTGCATGAAAGACCACGTGGATCGCTACTCATTCCCAGAGAAAGAGGAGAGTCAACCAGTAGTGAAAGGCAAAgtcctcaaaaaaaagaaacagaaacagcttAGTGATGGAGAAAAAGTTCTGGTTGCTTTTTTGGAAAAAGCTGCTGATTCTATTAGATACATTTCAAGACATGtgaagaaagaacattttatCAGCCAG